One segment of Aulosira sp. FACHB-615 DNA contains the following:
- a CDS encoding UbiD family decarboxylase: MARDLRGFIKLLEERGQLRRISALVDPELEIAEISNQMLQKGGPGLLFENVKGASFPVAVNLLGTVERICWSMNMQHPQELETLGKKLSMLQQPKPPKKISQAIDFGKVLFDVIKAKPGRDFFPACQQVVIQGDDLDLNTIPLIRPYPGDAGKIITLGLVITKDCETGTPNVGVYRLQLQSKNTMTVHWLSVRGGARHLRKAAERGKKLEVAIALGVDPLIIMAAATPIPVDLSEWLFAGLYGGSGVQLAKCKTVDLEVPADSEFVLEGTITPGEVLPDGPFGDHMGYYGGVEDSPLIRFQCMTHRKDPIYLTTFSGRPPKEEAMMAIALNRIYTPILRQQVSEIVDFFLPMEALSYKAAIISIDKAYPGQARRAALAFWSALPQFTYTKFVIVVDKDINIRDPRQVVWAISSKVDPTRDVFILPNTPFDTLDFASEKIGLGGRMGIDATTKIPPETEHEWGAPLESDPDVAAMVERRWAEYGLADLQLGEVDPNLFGYDMK, translated from the coding sequence ATGGCGAGAGATTTGCGGGGATTCATCAAACTTTTAGAAGAAAGAGGACAATTACGGCGAATTTCTGCCTTGGTTGACCCAGAATTAGAAATTGCGGAGATTTCTAACCAAATGCTGCAAAAAGGCGGGCCGGGGTTGTTGTTTGAGAACGTCAAAGGCGCTTCTTTCCCCGTAGCGGTGAATTTGTTGGGGACAGTGGAAAGAATCTGCTGGTCAATGAATATGCAGCATCCCCAAGAATTAGAAACCTTGGGTAAAAAGTTGAGTATGCTACAGCAGCCAAAACCACCGAAAAAGATTTCCCAGGCGATAGATTTTGGGAAAGTGCTGTTTGATGTCATTAAAGCCAAACCAGGGAGAGACTTTTTTCCGGCTTGTCAGCAAGTGGTAATTCAAGGGGATGATTTAGATTTAAATACTATACCTTTGATTCGTCCTTATCCTGGTGATGCTGGCAAGATTATCACCTTGGGGTTAGTCATTACCAAAGATTGTGAGACAGGTACGCCGAATGTGGGTGTATATCGCTTGCAATTGCAATCGAAAAACACCATGACTGTTCACTGGTTATCAGTGCGGGGTGGGGCGAGACACTTGCGGAAAGCGGCAGAACGTGGGAAGAAATTAGAAGTAGCGATCGCTCTTGGTGTAGATCCATTAATTATCATGGCAGCTGCTACACCCATCCCGGTAGACTTATCAGAATGGTTATTTGCGGGGTTATATGGCGGTTCTGGTGTGCAGTTGGCAAAGTGTAAAACTGTTGATTTAGAAGTTCCGGCTGATTCTGAATTTGTCTTAGAAGGAACAATTACCCCAGGAGAAGTTTTACCAGACGGGCCTTTTGGCGACCACATGGGTTATTACGGCGGCGTGGAAGACTCGCCCTTAATTCGCTTTCAATGTATGACGCACCGCAAAGACCCGATATATTTAACCACATTTAGCGGTCGTCCACCCAAAGAAGAAGCGATGATGGCGATCGCACTCAATCGTATATATACCCCAATTCTGCGCCAACAAGTCTCAGAAATTGTGGATTTCTTCTTACCAATGGAAGCTTTAAGTTACAAAGCCGCGATTATTTCCATTGATAAAGCCTATCCCGGACAAGCACGCCGCGCCGCCTTAGCCTTTTGGAGTGCGTTACCGCAATTTACCTACACCAAATTTGTGATTGTCGTCGATAAAGATATTAATATCCGCGACCCCAGACAAGTTGTTTGGGCTATCAGTTCTAAAGTTGACCCCACCCGCGACGTGTTTATTTTGCCAAATACACCCTTTGACACCTTAGATTTTGCTAGTGAAAAAATTGGTTTAGGTGGACGGATGGGAATTGATGCAACTACCAAAATTCCCCCCGAAACCGAACATGAATGGGGCGCACCACTAGAATCTGATCCTGATGTCGCCGCAATGGTAGAACGAAGATGGGCAGAATATGGTTTAGCAGACTTGCAGTTAGGCGAAGTTGACCCCAACTTATTTGGTTATGACATGAAATAG
- a CDS encoding nucleotidyl transferase AbiEii/AbiGii toxin family protein, which translates to MLEQILQDISQTSDRPLAEVLNYHLLESLLRRVANSTHTADLVLRGGMLTRLWVPPGHRIAVDVDFLGLYPFDIESTTKRFRELLATEGFSDGVVFHLESLESYGIWLEDPFPGVRLQLDASVLDYRQKLQIDVGFNDPLVPPAQWIEYPTLVTAEPVKLLAARPELMAGWKLHGLIEQGAKRWRGKDLYDLMLLATVVPLDKTLLPEAIKIAFSSHNADLQEVLTILSQPQWWNTGKNRRNWRYYCRKVPTQIMPDDFMTVVAKVTDYWRPIVAKL; encoded by the coding sequence ATGCTTGAGCAAATTTTACAGGACATTTCGCAAACAAGCGATCGCCCACTTGCAGAAGTCCTGAATTATCACCTCCTGGAAAGTCTTTTGCGTCGTGTTGCTAACTCCACTCACACCGCAGATTTAGTGCTGCGTGGCGGAATGTTAACACGGTTGTGGGTTCCCCCAGGGCATCGTATTGCAGTTGATGTCGATTTTCTGGGGTTATATCCCTTTGATATTGAATCCACAACCAAACGCTTTCGGGAATTGCTGGCGACTGAAGGATTTAGTGACGGTGTGGTTTTTCATTTAGAATCCCTAGAATCTTATGGTATTTGGTTGGAAGATCCATTTCCTGGTGTGCGCCTGCAACTTGATGCTTCCGTACTAGATTACCGTCAAAAGCTGCAAATTGATGTCGGCTTTAACGATCCCCTCGTTCCCCCCGCCCAATGGATTGAATATCCTACCTTAGTGACAGCAGAACCAGTAAAACTTCTAGCCGCTAGACCAGAATTAATGGCGGGTTGGAAACTACACGGTTTAATTGAACAAGGTGCTAAACGCTGGCGCGGTAAAGATTTGTATGACCTGATGTTGCTGGCGACAGTAGTACCGTTAGATAAAACATTGTTGCCAGAAGCTATCAAAATAGCTTTTAGTAGTCATAATGCTGACTTGCAAGAAGTACTGACAATTCTCTCTCAACCCCAATGGTGGAATACAGGGAAAAATCGACGGAATTGGCGCTATTACTGCCGGAAAGTGCCGACACAAATCATGCCTGATGATTTTATGACTGTTGTGGCAAAAGTCACTGATTATTGGCGACCGATTGTTGCTAAACTGTAG
- a CDS encoding IMS domain-containing protein — protein MRIPLDYYRILGLPLAASEEQLRQAYSDRIVQLPRREYSQAAISSRKQIIETAYVVLSNPKERSSYDQLYLSHAYDPDGTATATVTAGNRTETSHDLDSQGLSIDVPQQELVGALLILQELGEYEQVLKLGKTYLANHNGVASAKIGNHPIEEDFLESSEHPDIVLTVALACLELGREQWQQGYYENAAVSLESGLEMLVSEGIFSSVQAEIQADLYKLRPYRILELLQLSLEKTVERRRGLELLQSILEDRGGIDGTHNDQSGLSIDDFLRFIQQIRHYLTVTEQHKLFEAESKRPSAVATYLAVYALIARGFAQRQPALIRQARQMLLHLGKRQDVHLEQSLCALLLGQTEEATRVLEMSQEYEALAFIREKSQDSPDLLPGLCLYGEQWLQNEVFPHFRDLSRQPAALKDYFANPQVQAYLEALPTDAETTNEWGFINRQPVNAPPANHRQPNTPGVSRPNQAKMPDLDLPETPNHKRPEYSQVPLPRTNTPPAPAMASRTPTPEIPVASFTSPDRTNNTTGHHLNGKSAAPHPTPKRRRRKPTNQPVNREHRLDNNRDRRPRQRRPVSSVDRKTRLVWTVFASLAGILVFWLIISTTFGWLKDIFAPSPGLPENPLAIKLNQPPIKIPDANSELMPPDGPLTDATAEEVIRTWLSTKALALGPNHDVNSLNNILTGASLSQWRLVAQQDKLDNRYRKYDHSIKIEFVSKNDLDPNRAAVLATVKEATQFYENGLKKKSSNESLRVRYDLIRRDGMWRIQSMYVVNQITMNF, from the coding sequence GTGCGAATTCCGCTAGATTACTACCGAATTTTAGGACTACCGTTAGCGGCAAGTGAAGAACAATTGCGGCAAGCATATAGCGATCGCATTGTACAACTGCCACGACGGGAGTATTCTCAAGCAGCAATTTCTTCTCGTAAACAAATTATAGAAACAGCTTACGTGGTTTTATCAAATCCAAAAGAACGTAGCAGTTACGATCAGCTTTATCTGTCCCATGCTTATGATCCTGATGGCACGGCTACTGCCACAGTCACCGCAGGCAACCGCACAGAAACTAGTCATGATCTTGATAGTCAAGGCCTGAGTATTGACGTTCCCCAACAGGAATTAGTCGGGGCGTTATTAATCTTGCAAGAGTTGGGGGAATACGAACAAGTCCTCAAACTCGGTAAAACATACCTTGCTAACCATAATGGTGTCGCCTCGGCCAAAATTGGCAATCATCCCATCGAGGAAGACTTTCTCGAAAGCAGCGAACATCCAGATATTGTTTTGACTGTGGCTTTGGCCTGCCTAGAATTAGGGCGGGAACAGTGGCAACAAGGTTATTACGAAAATGCCGCAGTTTCCTTAGAGTCTGGGTTAGAAATGCTGGTGAGTGAAGGCATATTTTCCAGCGTCCAGGCAGAAATTCAAGCCGACCTTTATAAACTACGTCCTTATCGGATTTTAGAATTACTACAGTTATCTTTAGAAAAAACAGTAGAACGTCGCCGAGGCTTAGAATTATTACAAAGTATCCTGGAAGATCGCGGTGGCATTGATGGCACTCACAACGATCAATCGGGTTTAAGCATAGATGATTTTCTGCGATTTATTCAGCAAATCCGCCACTATTTAACAGTTACAGAACAGCATAAGTTATTTGAAGCCGAAAGTAAGCGCCCATCGGCAGTAGCTACTTACCTCGCCGTTTATGCTTTGATTGCTAGAGGATTTGCCCAACGTCAACCCGCTTTAATTCGTCAGGCTAGGCAAATGCTACTGCATTTGGGTAAGCGTCAAGATGTGCATCTAGAACAGTCACTTTGTGCGTTGTTGTTGGGACAAACCGAAGAAGCAACCCGCGTTTTGGAAATGAGTCAGGAATACGAAGCTTTAGCTTTTATTCGGGAAAAATCCCAGGACTCGCCTGATTTATTACCGGGTTTGTGTTTGTATGGCGAACAGTGGTTACAAAATGAAGTGTTTCCCCATTTTCGGGATTTATCCAGACAGCCAGCCGCACTCAAAGATTACTTTGCTAACCCCCAAGTGCAAGCGTATTTAGAAGCATTACCTACAGATGCCGAAACTACCAACGAATGGGGTTTCATTAATCGTCAACCTGTTAACGCACCGCCAGCAAATCACCGTCAACCAAATACGCCTGGGGTTTCTCGTCCAAATCAAGCTAAAATGCCAGATTTGGATTTACCAGAAACTCCCAACCATAAACGACCTGAATATTCTCAGGTACCGCTACCGAGAACCAATACCCCACCTGCACCAGCTATGGCTAGTCGCACCCCAACGCCGGAAATTCCCGTTGCGTCTTTTACTTCCCCAGACCGGACAAACAACACAACAGGTCATCATCTCAATGGTAAAAGTGCTGCGCCCCATCCGACACCAAAGCGCCGACGACGGAAGCCGACAAATCAACCTGTTAACCGAGAACATAGGTTAGATAATAACCGCGATCGCCGACCTCGCCAACGCCGCCCTGTCAGCAGTGTAGACCGCAAAACCAGATTAGTCTGGACAGTATTTGCTTCCTTGGCTGGGATATTAGTTTTTTGGTTAATCATTTCCACCACCTTTGGCTGGTTGAAAGATATCTTTGCCCCATCTCCAGGTTTACCAGAAAACCCCTTAGCAATAAAACTTAATCAACCACCCATCAAAATTCCTGATGCCAATAGTGAATTAATGCCACCTGACGGCCCCCTCACCGATGCAACCGCCGAAGAAGTAATTCGGACATGGCTTTCTACCAAGGCTTTAGCATTAGGGCCAAACCATGATGTTAACAGTTTAAATAACATTTTAACTGGCGCATCTTTGTCTCAATGGCGGTTAGTTGCCCAGCAAGATAAATTAGATAACCGCTATCGCAAATACGACCACAGCATCAAAATAGAATTTGTCAGTAAAAATGACCTAGACCCAAATCGCGCCGCCGTTTTAGCGACTGTTAAAGAAGCAACACAGTTTTATGAAAATGGTCTGAAGAAAAAGTCTTCTAACGAAAGTTTGCGGGTTCGTTATGATTTAATTCGGCGCGATGGTATGTGGCGGATTCAAAGTATGTATGTGGTGAATCAAATTACAATGAATTTTTAA
- a CDS encoding 2OG-Fe dioxygenase family protein, translated as MQKVWESTELEYAFLFTLRKVNSINPEGFQPFFNNLPVDPYIKGNYRLRRLSRFTVSGNDLIKLPHGYLFQSKTYNPLLGDIKREFAELEDSIIELDIFKKMVLAFSDSCKLHPEAEIGVHQIRTICSAENMGNPAPEGIHQDGTDFIGIFSVARENIQGGETHLYTAKKEKPVFSKVLNSGELLLVNDHKFFHFTTPIKPQVDGLGIRDVFVLTSPSLLTE; from the coding sequence ATGCAAAAAGTATGGGAATCAACAGAATTAGAATATGCTTTTCTGTTCACCTTAAGAAAGGTAAATTCTATTAATCCAGAAGGTTTTCAGCCATTTTTTAATAATTTGCCAGTTGATCCTTATATCAAGGGCAATTATCGTTTAAGAAGATTATCCCGGTTTACCGTTTCCGGGAATGATTTAATTAAACTACCGCATGGCTACCTCTTCCAAAGCAAAACATATAACCCCTTATTGGGAGATATTAAAAGAGAATTTGCAGAATTAGAAGATAGCATTATTGAGCTTGATATCTTTAAAAAGATGGTCTTAGCATTTAGCGACTCTTGTAAACTGCACCCAGAAGCAGAAATCGGAGTTCATCAAATCAGAACCATCTGTTCCGCCGAAAATATGGGTAATCCCGCCCCTGAAGGTATCCATCAAGATGGCACAGATTTTATTGGGATATTCTCTGTGGCTAGAGAAAATATCCAAGGTGGAGAAACACATTTATATACAGCGAAAAAAGAAAAGCCAGTTTTTAGTAAAGTGCTGAATTCTGGTGAATTATTATTAGTTAATGACCATAAATTTTTCCATTTTACGACTCCCATTAAACCGCAAGTTGATGGGTTAGGTATTCGGGATGTGTTTGTGTTAACTTCGCCTAGTTTGCTAACTGAATAA
- a CDS encoding DUF2103 domain-containing protein: protein MDKSTTNSQKANKRKDGRLVWNHSTHLPGLIPILENLCLQEGIYTITPGVIGRVKGHSPKMQLRISVPIRGGYKIIARQGKTVQEVFILTSLVQDELQTAIAIAMKHKST, encoded by the coding sequence ATGGATAAATCTACCACAAACTCGCAGAAAGCAAATAAACGCAAAGATGGCAGACTCGTTTGGAATCACTCTACCCATCTTCCTGGTCTGATTCCCATTTTAGAAAATCTCTGCTTGCAAGAAGGCATTTACACCATTACCCCAGGCGTAATTGGGCGGGTAAAAGGTCATAGCCCCAAAATGCAATTACGTATATCTGTCCCAATTCGCGGGGGTTACAAAATTATCGCTAGACAAGGTAAGACAGTGCAAGAGGTGTTCATCCTGACTAGTTTAGTTCAGGATGAACTACAAACAGCGATCGCGATCGCCATGAAACATAAATCAACTTAA
- the pdhA gene encoding pyruvate dehydrogenase (acetyl-transferring) E1 component subunit alpha, which yields MVQERTLPKFDTASAQITKAEGLMLYEDMVLGRFFEDKCAEMYYRGKMFGFVHLYNGQEAVSTGVIKAMRPGEDYVSSTYRDHVHALSAGVPAREVMAELFGKATGCSKGRGGSMHMFSAEHNLLGGYAFVAEGIPVAAGAAFQSKYRREVLGDPKADQVTACFFGDGAANNGQFFETLNMAALWKLPIIFVVENNKWAIGMAHDRATSDPEIYKKASVFNMVGVEVDGMDVLAVHSVAQEAVARARAGEGPTLIEALTYRFRGHSLADPDELRSKAEKEFWFSRDPIKKLAAYMVEQNLATEEELKAVDKKIQDLIDEAVKFAESSPEPDPSELYRFIFAEDE from the coding sequence ATGGTTCAAGAACGGACGTTACCTAAATTTGATACTGCCAGCGCCCAAATCACCAAAGCGGAAGGCTTAATGCTGTACGAAGATATGGTGTTAGGACGCTTTTTTGAAGACAAATGCGCTGAAATGTACTATAGGGGCAAAATGTTTGGTTTTGTCCACCTATATAACGGTCAAGAAGCCGTTTCGACTGGCGTTATCAAGGCAATGCGTCCGGGAGAAGATTACGTTAGCAGTACCTACCGCGACCACGTTCACGCCTTGAGTGCGGGAGTTCCAGCCCGTGAAGTTATGGCCGAATTATTCGGTAAAGCTACAGGTTGCAGCAAAGGACGTGGCGGTTCCATGCACATGTTCTCGGCGGAACATAACTTATTAGGTGGTTACGCTTTCGTGGCTGAAGGCATTCCTGTGGCGGCTGGTGCAGCTTTTCAAAGCAAATATCGCCGTGAAGTTTTGGGCGACCCAAAAGCCGACCAAGTAACCGCTTGCTTCTTTGGTGATGGTGCGGCTAACAACGGTCAATTTTTTGAAACCTTGAATATGGCAGCTTTATGGAAACTGCCAATTATTTTTGTGGTGGAAAATAATAAATGGGCAATTGGGATGGCACATGACCGCGCCACCTCCGACCCAGAAATTTATAAAAAAGCCAGTGTGTTTAACATGGTGGGCGTAGAAGTAGACGGCATGGACGTACTCGCAGTTCATTCTGTCGCCCAAGAAGCCGTCGCCCGCGCCCGTGCTGGAGAAGGGCCAACATTAATTGAAGCCCTCACCTATCGCTTCCGTGGTCACTCCCTAGCCGACCCAGACGAGTTACGCAGCAAAGCCGAGAAAGAATTTTGGTTCTCCCGTGACCCAATTAAGAAACTGGCTGCTTATATGGTGGAACAGAATTTGGCAACTGAGGAAGAACTTAAGGCAGTTGACAAGAAGATTCAAGACTTAATTGATGAGGCTGTGAAGTTTGCCGAAAGCAGTCCTGAACCTGATCCTAGCGAATTGTATCGCTTTATCTTTGCAGAAGACGAGTAG
- the clpS gene encoding ATP-dependent Clp protease adapter ClpS, with product MLTRLSVAVYGMGTAPTIAPERSSQTIRKQYPNYKVIVLNDDFNTFQHVAECLMKYIPNMTSDRAWDLTNQVHYEGQAIVWVGPQEPAELYHQQLRRAGLTMAPLEAA from the coding sequence ATGCTTACAAGACTTTCAGTAGCTGTTTACGGGATGGGTACAGCACCAACTATTGCTCCTGAACGGTCTAGTCAAACTATTCGCAAACAATATCCTAATTACAAGGTGATTGTGTTGAACGATGACTTCAATACTTTTCAACACGTCGCTGAGTGCTTGATGAAGTATATCCCGAATATGACTAGCGATCGCGCTTGGGATTTAACGAATCAGGTACATTATGAAGGACAAGCGATCGTTTGGGTAGGGCCGCAAGAACCAGCAGAATTGTATCACCAACAGCTGCGCCGAGCCGGTTTAACAATGGCTCCCCTAGAAGCGGCTTAA